CATCGACGCGGTTGGCGGCGCGATGTTGGCGCGTGTTCTGGGGCAAATCTCCTATGGCGGGTCGGTTGCTGCGATAGGTTTGGCGGGCGGGGCGGGACTTCCGGCGACGGTCATTCCGTTCCTTCTGCGCGGGATAAATCTCCTCGGCATCGACTCGGTGATGCAACCTTTTGAAAATCGCAAACGGGCGTGGGCACGCATTGCGACGGACCTGCCGCTTGATAAACTTGAGGCAATGGTGGTGCCCGCAACCCTCAGTGATTTACCGCAACTGGGTGCGGATATCCTCAAAGGGAAAATCAAAGGCCGCGTTGTTGTGGACGTAAACGCCTAAAAAATTGGGCGCGCGAGGCGTGGTTTGATTGCAACCCTCGCGCGCCCATTCATAAAGCCCGCGCGAAATCCTTGCTCAAACGCCCAAAACCCGCATAAATCGTGGAAAACGAATGAGGTTTCTATGCTTTCTGCATCCCGAGTAGTCGCTGGCGTTGTTTTTGCGATTGTCACATGGTTCGCTTGCGAATTCGTTGTTTTCACACTGCCCGATGACAAAAAACCTGGTCTGTTTTCCGTCATAAGTGCGGCACTCGCCTTTGTTGTCGCGTGGCGCATCGCAGGCCCCCATCAGCGCGAAGGGTATAAGGCTGCGTTTTCTACGGGGCTTACGACGGCAGTGGCCATCACCATTTGTGTAACGTTTCTGCATGCAGGGATCGAGATGATCGATCAGTCGATGCGCAAAGCCTATGGTGGCCCCATGGAAGCCATCGTTGATATGTTTAGTATCGCGGGCAAATATGCGATGATCGCAGCGACACCTTTCCCTATTGCCATAATGGTTTTTGGCGGAATTTTTGGTGGTTTTGCCGTGGAATGGGCCAGCCGCCGCTGGAACTGATACGTTTCCCGATTCAATTGATATCCCATATTTAGGACACGCCGTGACAGCCCTTTTTCTCTATGGTTCCCTGCGGTACGATCCGCTTCTTGAAGTCGTGTTAGGCAATGAGGCACTGCCTGAAAACCACCCCGCTTCCTTGCAAGATCATTGTGTATATTGGGCCAAAGACGCGGGTTATCCATGCTTATTACCTGCTGCGGGCCTCACAGCCCAAGGCGTGGTCCTGCCTAACCCTACGGAGCAGATGCAAGCGCGGATGGACTTCTACGAGGCCTGTTTTGACTATGAGGTGCACCGCGTGACGCTCACTGATGGGCAGGAAGCGCTTATTTATTTACCCCCACAAGTGATTGAAGCCGGTCCGCAGTGGTCGCTTGCCGATTGGCAAACGGTTTGGGGGCCGATTTCGGTTGAGGCCGCGCGCGAAGTCATGGCGGCATTTGGCCGCGAAGACCCCAAGGAGGTTGGCAAGCGTTTTGGCGTCATCCGTGCCCGCGCCGCCTCCAAATTGCGCGCACAATCTGCGCCGTCAACAAACCGCTTTTCCACAACAGACGTAACGATCATCGCGCAGAATCGCGCCTATGATCATTTTTTCGCAATGGACGACGTGCGTCTGACCCATCGCCGCTTTGATGGCGACGTCAGCCCTGAAATCGAACGCGCCATCTTTGTTATGGTCGATTCCGTCACTGTTTTGCCTTATGATCCCGTGTTGGATCGCGTTCTTTTAATTGAGCAATTTCGCGTTGGGCCGTTAATCCGCGGTGACACGTCGCCGTGGAGTGTTGAGCCAATAGCAGGGCGCGTTGATGCCGGAGAAACCCCTGAAATGGCGGCCCATCGAGAAAGCTTGGAGGAGGCGGGCCTGACCGCGCTTGAGCTTGAGCTCATTGGGGAATATTACCCATCCCCCGGAGCGATTACCGAGTATTTATACAGCTATATCGGCATCACGGATCTCTCGAAGGTTACGGCAGGTTTGGGCGGTGTCGCGGCGGAGGGCGAGGATATACAGCGCCACATTCTGAGCTTTGACGCCTTCATGGAACGGGTCACAAGCGGGGCAGGCGCCAACGGTCCGCTGCTCCTCTCAGCCTACTGGTTGGCGCAAAATCGCGACCGTTTGCGCGCTCAAGCGGTTGGCGGCGCTTGAGTTCCCGTACAGAGCATCCTAAACAAGAGAGCAACTCAATATAAAGGGCTCGAAATGCGCGTTTGCAAAGATTTGCCAGACCTAATCGGCAACACTCCTCTGATCCGACTGAACGCTGCTTCTGAGGCGACCGGATGCGAAATTTTGGGCAAGGCGGAATTCCTTAACCCGGGGCAGTCCGTTAAGGACCGTGCGGCACTCTATATCATCCGCGATGCGATCGCCTCGGGGGCGCTAAAACCAGGTGGCACAATCGTTGAAGGCACCGCTGGTAATACCGGTATTGGCCTCGCCCTCGTTGGATCTTCGATGGGTTTTAAAACGGTAATCGTCATCCCCGAGACCCAGAGCCAAGAGAAGAAAGACATGATCCGTCTTGCGGGCGCTGAATTGGTGCAGGTTCCGGCCGCCCCGTATAAAAACCCGAACAATTATGTGCGCTATTCCAAACGCTTGGCGGAAAAACTTGCCAAAACCGAACCCAATGGCGCGATCTGGGCAAACCAGTTTGATAACGTCGCAAATCGGCAAGCCCATCTAGAAACCACTGCCCCCGAAATCTGGGAGCAGTTGGATGGTAAAATCGACGGGTTTATCTGCGCTGTTGGCTCCGGCGGTACCTTGGCAGGGGTTGCAATGGGGCTGCGCGCCAAAAACGCGGATGTCAAAATCGGTTTGGCCGATCCCCAAGGCGCAGCTCTTTACAATTTTTACACCAATGGCGAACTAAAATCCGAGGGCGACTCGATTACCGAAGGCATCGGGCAGGGGCGCATTACCGCCAATTTGGAGGGCCTCAAAGTTGATTATGCCTACGAAATTCCGGATTCCGAAGCGCTGCCCTATGTGTTTGA
This Falsihalocynthiibacter arcticus DNA region includes the following protein-coding sequences:
- a CDS encoding TrgA family protein, with amino-acid sequence MLSASRVVAGVVFAIVTWFACEFVVFTLPDDKKPGLFSVISAALAFVVAWRIAGPHQREGYKAAFSTGLTTAVAITICVTFLHAGIEMIDQSMRKAYGGPMEAIVDMFSIAGKYAMIAATPFPIAIMVFGGIFGGFAVEWASRRWN
- a CDS encoding NUDIX domain-containing protein yields the protein MTALFLYGSLRYDPLLEVVLGNEALPENHPASLQDHCVYWAKDAGYPCLLPAAGLTAQGVVLPNPTEQMQARMDFYEACFDYEVHRVTLTDGQEALIYLPPQVIEAGPQWSLADWQTVWGPISVEAAREVMAAFGREDPKEVGKRFGVIRARAASKLRAQSAPSTNRFSTTDVTIIAQNRAYDHFFAMDDVRLTHRRFDGDVSPEIERAIFVMVDSVTVLPYDPVLDRVLLIEQFRVGPLIRGDTSPWSVEPIAGRVDAGETPEMAAHRESLEEAGLTALELELIGEYYPSPGAITEYLYSYIGITDLSKVTAGLGGVAAEGEDIQRHILSFDAFMERVTSGAGANGPLLLSAYWLAQNRDRLRAQAVGGA
- a CDS encoding cysteine synthase A codes for the protein MRVCKDLPDLIGNTPLIRLNAASEATGCEILGKAEFLNPGQSVKDRAALYIIRDAIASGALKPGGTIVEGTAGNTGIGLALVGSSMGFKTVIVIPETQSQEKKDMIRLAGAELVQVPAAPYKNPNNYVRYSKRLAEKLAKTEPNGAIWANQFDNVANRQAHLETTAPEIWEQLDGKIDGFICAVGSGGTLAGVAMGLRAKNADVKIGLADPQGAALYNFYTNGELKSEGDSITEGIGQGRITANLEGLKVDYAYEIPDSEALPYVFDLLRDEGLCLGGSSGINIAGAVRLAREMGPGHTIVTILCDYGTRYQSKLFNPSFLKEKGLPYPEWLAASPRSIPGVFED